A region of Anolis carolinensis isolate JA03-04 unplaced genomic scaffold, rAnoCar3.1.pri scaffold_7, whole genome shotgun sequence DNA encodes the following proteins:
- the fut7 gene encoding alpha-(1,3)-fucosyltransferase 7 → MELSCGVAVLFFSLALASGDPLTVLVWEWPDGQTPDLSADVCSRLFGLEGCCLTTDRSLFNRAEVVVFHHRELGRSPLPPAKGHPGQSWTWVSLESPEHTKGNGSEAAWTWVMSYRRDADIFMPYGKLVPRPPGDGEVVIPPKSGLVVWVVSHFRRTQARAKAYYELSKHIQVDVFGRAAGQPLAPEELLPTISRYRFYLAFENALSRDYVTEKLWRNALQAGSVPVVLGPPRDNYEAFLPGGAFLHLHDFPSVRDLAHHLRHMPEDVYRGFFDWRQRHAVKTFQDWRERFCAICTHYPRLRQKGGSSAMGTTQSLPTEDHPARERQD, encoded by the coding sequence ATGGAGCTCTCCTGTGGAGTGGCcgtcctcttcttctccttggcCTTGGCTTCGGGTGACCCCTTGACCGTCCTGGTGTGGGAATGGCCCGATGGCCAAACGCCGGACCTCTCTGCCGACGTCTGCTCCCGGCTCTTTGGCCTGGAGGGCTGCTGCTTGACCACCGACCGGAGCCTTTTCAACCGGGCCGAGGTGGTGGTCTTCCACCACCGGGAGCTGGGCCGCTCCCCTCTCCCGCCGGCCAAAGGCCACCCCGGCCAGAGCTGGACCTGGGTCTCCTTGGAGTCCCCGGAGCACACCAAAGGCAATGGCTCAGAGGCGGCCTGGACCTGGGTCATGAGCTATCGGCGCGACGCGGACATCTTCATGCCTTACGGGAAGCTGGTGCCTCGGCCGCCGGGGGACGGAGAAGTGGTCATCCCCCCAAAGTCCGGCCTGGTGGTCTGGGTGGTCAGCCACTTCCGCCGGACGCAGGCGCGGGCCAAGGCCTACTACGAGCTCTCCAAGCACATCCAGGTGGACGTCTTTGGCCGGGCGGCCGGGCAGCCCTTGGCCCCGGAGGAGCTCCTGCCCACCATCTCCCGGTACAGGTTCTACCTGGCCTTCGAGAACGCCCTCAGCCGGGACTACGTCACCGAGAAGCTCTGGCGCAACGCCCTGCAGGCCGGCAGCGTCCCCGTCGTCCTGGGGCCCCCCCGGGACAACTACGAGGCCTTCCTCCCGGGCGGGGCCTTCCTCCACCTGCACGACTTCCCCTCCGTCCGGGACCTGGCCCACCACCTGCGCCACATGCCGGAGGACGTCTACCGGGGCTTCTTCGACTGGAGGCAGCGCCACGCGGTCAAGACCTTCCAGGACTGGAGGGAGCGCTTCTGCGCCATCTGCACCCACTACCCACGCCTCCGGCAGAAAGGGGGGTCCTCGGCCATGGGCACcacccaatccctcccgacagaggacCATCCGGCCAGAGAGAGACAAGACTGA